In one window of Chelmon rostratus isolate fCheRos1 chromosome 19, fCheRos1.pri, whole genome shotgun sequence DNA:
- the trim69 gene encoding E3 ubiquitin-protein ligase TRIM69, translating into MSKNQKEVKKIQSVYLQNLEKLNQGIKPDKKNWKPKEGDFAVQTAMEKLRQPPIAGKVTKSSAHTHRISRDLTCSICLDLFKQPVSLPCDHTFCQGCIEGYWTGPRGPGQGGTGSCPQCRKVYPGQSYRPNRIVANIVESYCQGLEESGSGPCLPDVGVTERVPAPVPRCSRHREELKLYCEEDQELVCLVCGLSQEHRNHTMVCVQEAEQKYRASLNSSMDSLKAELNTALQCDREAEDEVKKLKEHTADLKQRIEAQFSDLHQFLYQEEKLLQVKLKTEERRELIRLDEHKALLCVEISRLQRAVHEIEDKLKEQDPFTLLRSIKVLLQRPSLKFEKPAFTPPSLCEGRFAGPLQYRVWKSMKGSIYPVPAAITFNSSTANPWLSLTSSLTCVRYQTFNHTVQDNPYRFNAALSLLGSQGFTHGRHYWEIEVYSSTVWTVGVARESVPRKGVIKALPANGFWTLSLSYGIQYMAGTSPPKVLSLEEPLARIGVYLDYKRGLVSFYNAESMTHLYTFRETFRETLYPYFNLGFLDKVHENEPLKVFLPKI; encoded by the exons ATGAGCAAGAATCAGAAAGAAGTGAAGAAAATCCAGTCAGTTTATCTGCAGAACTTGGAAAAACTAAACCAGGGGATAAAGCCAGACAAGAAAAATTGGAAACCAAAGGAAGGAGACTTTGCTGTGCAAACAGCGATGGAAAAGCTGCGACAGCCTCCCATAGCTGGAAAAGTAACCAAAAGctcagcacacacgcacagaatCAGCAGAGATCTGACCTGCTCCATCTGCTTGGATCTTTTCAAGCAGCCAGTGTCCTTGCCCTGTGATCACACCTTCTGCCAGGGGTGCATTGAGGGCTACTGGACCGGTCCCCGGGGTCCCGGACAAGGAGGCACCGGCTCCtgccctcagtgcaggaaggtgTATCCTGGACAAAGCTACAGGCCCAACCGCATAGTTGCCAACATAGTGGAGAGCTACTGTCAGGGTCTGGAGGAGAGCGGGAGCGGGCCCTGCCTGCCAGATGTTGGGGTAACAGAGAGGGTTCCTGCTCCAGTCCCAcgctgcagcagacacagagaggagctgaagcTTTACTGCGAGGAGGACCAGGAGCtggtgtgtctggtgtgtggtCTCTCCCAGGAGCACAGAAATCATAccatggtgtgtgtgcaggaggctGAACAGAAGTACAGG GCGTCTCTGAACAGCTCCATGGATTCTCTGAAAGCTGAGCTCAACACGGCGCTGCAGTGTGACAGGGAAGCTGAGGATGAGGTGAAAAAGCTAAAG GAGCACACCGCCGACCTGAAGCAGCGCATCGAGGCCCAGTTCAGCGACCTGCACCAGTTCCTGTACcaggaggagaagctgctgcaggtgaagctgAAGACGGAGGAGCGGCGAGAGCTGATCCGATTGGACGAGCACAAAGCGCTGCTTTGTGTGGAGATCTCCCGTCTGCAGAGGGCTGTCCATGAGATAGAGGACAAACTGAAGGAGCAGGACCCGTTCACTCTGCTCCGG AGCATCAAAGTCCTCCTCCAGAG GCCCTCGCTGAAATTTGAGAAACCTGCGTTTACGCCGCCCAGTCTGTGCGAGGGTCGGTTTGCAGGGCCCCTGCAGTACAGGGTGTGGAAATCCATGAAAGGAAGCATTTACCCAG TTCCAGCAGCCATCACATTTAACTCCAGCACGGCCAACCCTTGGCTCAGCTTGACCTCCTCCCTCACCTGTGTTCGCTACCAGACCTTTAACCACACCGTGCAGGACAACCCCTACAGGTTCAACGCTGCCCTGTCACTGCTCGGAAGCCAGGGCTTCACCCATGGGCGCCACTACTGGGAGATTGAAGTCTACAGCAGCACGGTCTGGACTGTAGGGGTGGCGCGAGAGTCTGTGCCCAGAAAGGGAGTCATCAAAGCCCTCCCAGCCAATGGCTTCTGGACTCTGTCCCTCTCTTATGGGATACAGTACATGGCTGGCACTTCACCCCCAAAGGTCCTGTCGCTGGAGGAGCCACTGGCCAGGATCGGAGTGTACCTGGACTACAAGAGGGGCCTGGTGTCCTTTTACAATGCAGAGAGCATGACGCACCTCTACACCTTCAGGGAGACCTTCAGGGAGACGCTGTACCCTTACTTCAACTTGGGTTTTCTGGATAAAGTGCATGAAAATGAGCCCCTCAAAGTTTTCTTACCAAAGATttaa